In Leptospira venezuelensis, the DNA window GACCAGTTTTGACCGGTCGGAGCCGGTGTCAAGGGTTTTGGGGTACGATTTGCAAGGAAGAAGATTGTCTTTCGCTAAAGCAGTTCCGTTATTCGGGTTTTAAATCTTGCTTAGATTTCTGGGACTCAGATCTAATAGTCTATACTATTATGAGATATCTTATCGCTAAGAAAAAAGATTTGGGAGACGGTTTTTTTGTAAGAAGGGTGCTTCCACAGATCGAAGCCAGAAATGTGGGTCCTTTCGTTTTTCTGGACCATATGGGTCCTCTTCCCATCAAGACTGGAGCTGAAATTGTAGTCCGTCCTCATCCTCATATAGGTCTTGCAACAGTCACTTATCTTTATGACGGAGTGATCACTCATAGAGACAGCATAGGAAAGGTAGAAGATATCCGCCCTTTCGAAGTTAACTGGATGACTGCCGGTTCCGGAATCGTACATAGCGAAAGATCCAAACTAGATCCTGAATTTAATATTTTAGAAGGTATCCAAACCTGGGTGGCATTGCCCAAAGAATTCGAAGAGACTTCTCCTGAATTCTTTCATCATGAAAGAGAAGAATTGCCTACAGTCAGTGGCGGAGGTTGGGAACTCAGGCTGATCGCAGGTTCTTTTATGGGAGAAGTTTCTCCGGTTAAAGTATATTCTCCTTTATTCTATGCTGACCTGGAAGTTGAGGCCGGCGCAGAAGTAGAACTTCCAGTTCCAGCTGAACAAGAAGCTGGCATTTATGTTGCTAGAGGTAAGGCTGACGCAGAAGGAAAGATCGTTTCCATAGGAGATATGGCCATCTATCCAAAAGGTGGAGCAGTAAAATTCAGAGCGGAAGAAACTTCTCGTATTGTTTTACTCGGCGGAACTCCACTTTCGACTCCAAGGCATATGTATTGGAACTTTGTATCCAGTTCTTTGGAAAGGATAGAACAAGCAAAAGTGGATTGGAAAGAAGATCGATTTGCGCATGTACCAGGGGAGACCGAAAGGATCCCATTACCTGAACATTAAAAATCCTAGGATCGTTTAAAACCGGTTATTAATAGCGATCTAATGCGTTCTTTTTCATCCTATTGAAAAGAATTTCCTAAAATTCCACCTTGTCACCCTGGCCCTTACGTAAATTTTGGTCATAGCATGGAAATCCGCAATATCGCCATTATCGCACACGTTGACCACGGTAAAACAACCCTTCTAGACGGTATTTTACGCCAAACAGGCGCAGTTACTGCAAAAGAAGACGGTGAAAGAATCATGGATAGTAATGATCTCGAAAAAGAAAAAGGGATCACAATCAAGGCCAAAAACACTGCAGTTGTTTATAAAGGTACTCGAATCAATGTGGTGGATACTCCTGGTCACGCGGATTTCGGAGGAGAAGTGGAGCGAGTTCTTTCCACAGCGGATTCTTGTCTTCTTCTTGTAGACGCATTCGACGGACCCATGCCTCAAACCAGATTCGTATTAGGAAAGTCCTTACAGTTAGGACATAGACCTATCTTAGTTATTAACAAAATCGATAGAGATGGAGCTCGTCCTGACGCTGTAGTCGATATGGTTTTTGACTTATTCAGCGATTTAGGAGCTACCAATGAACAATTGGATTTTCCAATCGTATATGCTTCTGCAAAACAAGGTTGGGCAGTAAGCCAATTAGAAGATGCTCCTGGAACCAATTTGGATCCACTTTTAGATACTGTACTTTCCCATGTTCCTCCTGTTAAAGCAAATATAGAAGCTCCTCTACAATTCCAAGTTACTTCCTTAGATTATAATGATTACGTAGGCCGTATTGCGATCGGTAAGATCTATAACGGTAAACTCCAAAAAGGAATGAGCGTAATCCAAGTTTCCCCTAAACCAAATGGCAGGGACGAAACCCAAGTTTTAAAGATCACTAAACTTTATAACTTCGAAGGACTCAAAAGAAACGAGATCGATGAAGCTGAAGCTGGAGATATCGTTTCCATTGCAGGACTACCTGATGTATTTATCGGGGACACAGTTTGTGAGCCTGGAAAAGCAGCTCCAATGCCTGCTATCGAAGTAGAAGAGCCAACTGTATCCATGTATTTTATGGTAAACAATTCTCCATTTGCGAGTAAGGAAGGTAAGTTCGTAACTACCAGAAATATCCGCGAACGTCTGGACAGAGAATTAGAAACAAACGTAGCAATGCGTTTGGAAGAAACAGAAGATAAAGACCGCTTCAAGGTCTTAGGCCGAGGCGAATTACATCTTTCTGTACTCATTGAGACCATGAGAAGAGAAGGTTTCGAACTACAAGTTTCCCGTCCTGAGGTAATCATCAAGAAGGGAGAAAACGGAGAAAAGTTAGAGCCTTACGAGTATCTAGTAATGGATCTACCTGACCAATTCACCGGAAGTATTATTGCAGAATTAAACCGTAGAAAGGGAGAGCTTCAGTTGATGGATGCTCATCCGTCCGGAATGACCAGAGTGGAATTTGTAATTCCTACAAGAGGTATTATCGGATTCAGAGGTTACTTCGTAACTGAAACTAAAGGTGAGGGAGTAGCATCCAGCCGATTCCTAAGATTCGACAACTATAAGGGCGAAATTCCTGGAAGAAAGAACGGTGCACTGATTTCCATGGACTCCGGAGAAACTACAGGATATGCACTTTGGAAAATTCAGGAAAGGGGAGAGTTACTAATCGATCCTCAAACTCCTGTATATCCAGGAATGATTATAGGTATCCACTCCAGAGATAATGACCTGGAAGTGAACCCAGTTAAAGAGAAAAAACTGACTAACGTAAGATCTTCCGGAGCAGATGAGGCGATCAGATTGGTTCCTCCTCGTAGGTTCAGCTTAGAGCAGAATATCGAGTTCTTGGACGATGATGAACTTTTGGAAGTAACTCCTCAGAGTATGCGTCTTCGTAAGAGACATTTGGATGCAAATGCAAGAAAGCGTGCTGCCAAATAATCCCTTTCGAAAAGTTATTTAAAGAAGAAGGCTCGCTTTAGGCGGGCCTTTTTTGTGTACTTTTCTATAATGTGTTCTTTGTTTGATCTTTTGTAACAATCGTTACAAAAGATTCATTACACCAAATGGTATAAAACATATTATAATTTTAGAATATTCTTAATATTTATTCTTAATCGAACGATCGATTTAAGAATATTTTTTCATCTGCACTTATAATTCTCTTATTTTCTCAATTGACAATTTAACACTGTTCTATATTTCCCTTTGTGAACTTGAGTTCAGAAAAAGCTGGACAAGAGTTCAAATAGCAAACGTTCGAAATTAAAAAATTAATTCAACTGTTTGTTATATATAAAAAGAACTCCTTCCTAAAGAGGCAAAGCCCAGGGAAGTGAGATCCGTAGAGAGAATAGTTTAAAAGAAGAGGGTTAAGGAGAATGTTAAAAAGAGCAAAGTTAATGGTAGCTGGGGTTCTATTCCTAGCAGCGGGAGCAGTGAGCGCGTCTGGTGGAGGATCTTCAAGTAAACCTCTAGCTGGAGCTTATCCAATCGTATTGACTCATGGTATTTTCGGTTGGGGTAAATCTACTGGTATTGTTGATTATTGGGGTGGAAACGCAGCCTATCTTCAATCCCAAGGAGCCACTGTTCTTACTCCTACTGTAACTGCTACAAACTCTTCTGCAGCAAGAGCAGCTCAGTTAAAAACGGCAATCCAAACTGCAATGGCAGCAAATAACTACACCGGAAAAGTTCATATCCTTGGACATTCACAAGGTGGATTGGACGCTCGTTATCTTGTTTCGAATCTTAGTTTTGCAAGTAAAGTAGCAACTCTCACCACAATCAACACTCCTCATAAAGGAAGCCCGGTTGCGAGCGTGATAGAGGCTGTGATCCCGAGTTGGGCACTTCCTTATGTAGGAACTGTGATTAATGCATTGGTAGGAGTAGTTTACGGACAATCCAGCCAAAACGTAGTTGCTGC includes these proteins:
- the typA gene encoding translational GTPase TypA, which translates into the protein MEIRNIAIIAHVDHGKTTLLDGILRQTGAVTAKEDGERIMDSNDLEKEKGITIKAKNTAVVYKGTRINVVDTPGHADFGGEVERVLSTADSCLLLVDAFDGPMPQTRFVLGKSLQLGHRPILVINKIDRDGARPDAVVDMVFDLFSDLGATNEQLDFPIVYASAKQGWAVSQLEDAPGTNLDPLLDTVLSHVPPVKANIEAPLQFQVTSLDYNDYVGRIAIGKIYNGKLQKGMSVIQVSPKPNGRDETQVLKITKLYNFEGLKRNEIDEAEAGDIVSIAGLPDVFIGDTVCEPGKAAPMPAIEVEEPTVSMYFMVNNSPFASKEGKFVTTRNIRERLDRELETNVAMRLEETEDKDRFKVLGRGELHLSVLIETMRREGFELQVSRPEVIIKKGENGEKLEPYEYLVMDLPDQFTGSIIAELNRRKGELQLMDAHPSGMTRVEFVIPTRGIIGFRGYFVTETKGEGVASSRFLRFDNYKGEIPGRKNGALISMDSGETTGYALWKIQERGELLIDPQTPVYPGMIIGIHSRDNDLEVNPVKEKKLTNVRSSGADEAIRLVPPRRFSLEQNIEFLDDDELLEVTPQSMRLRKRHLDANARKRAAK
- a CDS encoding pirin family protein; translation: MRYLIAKKKDLGDGFFVRRVLPQIEARNVGPFVFLDHMGPLPIKTGAEIVVRPHPHIGLATVTYLYDGVITHRDSIGKVEDIRPFEVNWMTAGSGIVHSERSKLDPEFNILEGIQTWVALPKEFEETSPEFFHHEREELPTVSGGGWELRLIAGSFMGEVSPVKVYSPLFYADLEVEAGAEVELPVPAEQEAGIYVARGKADAEGKIVSIGDMAIYPKGGAVKFRAEETSRIVLLGGTPLSTPRHMYWNFVSSSLERIEQAKVDWKEDRFAHVPGETERIPLPEH
- a CDS encoding esterase/lipase family protein — protein: MLKRAKLMVAGVLFLAAGAVSASGGGSSSKPLAGAYPIVLTHGIFGWGKSTGIVDYWGGNAAYLQSQGATVLTPTVTATNSSAARAAQLKTAIQTAMAANNYTGKVHILGHSQGGLDARYLVSNLSFASKVATLTTINTPHKGSPVASVIEAVIPSWALPYVGTVINALVGVVYGQSSQNVVAALKLLTVSGATAFNASVPNASGVKYFSYGSYMIGNDLIQHPAMGLLAPICSIGAPFYGQSIWNDGVVPDDSQRWGTWKGGPSYGVLTTGVDHLEATNALYLGQTWYDTNGYYLKMASNAKSNQ